One Deltaproteobacteria bacterium DNA segment encodes these proteins:
- a CDS encoding amidohydrolase family protein gives MARHYRCISADSHLDIRPDRWRDRVPERWRERAPRTVTLANGDEGIIVENRAPRSPGATTITGIPYEQHGLQKYWFEGPGTGAPEQRLWEQDQDGVDAEVLFTHGSYPMFWRGIADDEAYLAVIRAYNEWLAEEYCAYSPNRLIAMGVLPDTGVDDAVAEMEYCAKAGLKGVNLHRFPAGQSYVTPEDDRFWEAAVDLNMPIASHTFGGTTRLGNKGPVFIYPGGGPKSERDPVTLLFRFAGEQPIAPLQMAMAGIFDRLPDLRVYWAESQCGWLPYSYDQIDDNYERNRYWGERDYGIKPTARRPSEYLRENCLWGFMRDPWGVKCRREIGVNILMWGSDFAHATGNWPHSQNVIDETFTGVTEEERYAMLAGNAVEFFRLDAAVDLEREPGAPMAGTGTGA, from the coding sequence ATGGCACGACACTACCGCTGCATCTCGGCCGATTCGCACCTGGACATCCGGCCGGACCGTTGGCGCGACCGGGTGCCGGAACGCTGGCGCGAACGCGCGCCCAGGACGGTGACCCTGGCAAACGGCGACGAGGGGATCATCGTCGAGAACCGCGCGCCCCGGAGCCCCGGCGCCACCACCATCACGGGCATCCCCTACGAGCAGCACGGCCTTCAGAAGTACTGGTTCGAGGGGCCGGGCACGGGGGCGCCGGAGCAGCGCCTCTGGGAGCAGGACCAGGACGGGGTCGATGCCGAGGTGCTGTTCACCCACGGCTCCTATCCCATGTTCTGGCGCGGCATCGCGGACGATGAAGCGTACTTGGCGGTGATCCGCGCCTACAACGAGTGGCTGGCCGAGGAATACTGCGCCTACAGTCCCAACCGGCTCATCGCCATGGGGGTGCTGCCGGACACGGGCGTGGACGACGCCGTGGCGGAAATGGAGTACTGCGCCAAGGCCGGCCTCAAGGGCGTCAACCTCCATCGCTTCCCAGCGGGCCAATCCTATGTCACCCCCGAGGACGACCGCTTCTGGGAGGCGGCGGTGGACCTGAACATGCCCATCGCCTCGCACACCTTCGGCGGCACCACCCGGCTGGGCAACAAGGGGCCGGTGTTCATCTACCCCGGCGGCGGCCCCAAGTCCGAGCGCGACCCGGTGACCCTGCTGTTCCGATTCGCCGGCGAGCAGCCCATCGCGCCGCTGCAGATGGCCATGGCCGGAATCTTCGACCGCCTGCCGGACCTGCGGGTCTACTGGGCCGAGAGCCAGTGCGGCTGGCTGCCGTACAGTTACGACCAGATCGACGACAACTATGAGCGCAACCGCTACTGGGGCGAGCGCGACTACGGCATCAAGCCTACGGCCCGGCGACCCAGCGAATACCTGCGCGAAAACTGCCTGTGGGGTTTCATGCGCGATCCCTGGGGCGTCAAGTGCCGCAGGGAGATCGGCGTGAACATCCTGATGTGGGGCAGCGACTTCGCCCACGCCACCGGGAACTGGCCGCACTCACAGAACGTCATAGACGAGACCTTCACCGGCGTGACCGAAGAGGAACGCTACGCCATGCTGGCCGGCAACGCCGTCGAGTTCTTCCGCCTCGATGCAGCGGTGGACCTGGAGCGCGAGCCCGGAGCCCCCATGGCCGGCACCGGCACCGGAGCGTAG